The sequence below is a genomic window from Salicibibacter cibarius.
TCGTAAAAAGAAGGGGAATCAGTCTGAAAAAACAAGTCGCATTCCGGATGAGGATTTGCCATTTTAGCCATGTAAAAATGAAAAAAGTTTGGCTGATAAAAGGGCTGCATTGTATCAGAATAATGGATCGTCCTTGTCAACGTTGGGTGAAAAATATCGGCCCTGCCCGCTCCATATCAAGTACGTGAAAGCAGATAAATTAAGCCGAAATTACAATTACCGCTAGGCGTACGCGCCGGCGGTTTTTAACGTTCGAACGGAGGCGTACAATTGGGAGTTAGAACCCGAACAGCAGTGAAAAACGGGTTGAAGGGTGACTAACCGAGTCATTAGCACCCGAACAAAGGGAAAAATATGCTCGAAAGGTCACTAATCATACAATTAACACCCGAACAGTGGAGGTGGACTGATTAAAAGGTCACTAACCATATGATTGGTATTCCGGTCAGCGGTAATGATCGTCACTAAACATAATCGGAACCTTTACCTTGACTCAGGTGTTTGAAATGTTTTGATAGAATTCTTCTTATTTTTTCTTGGAACCATTGATCCCGTACCATTCACTAATGACGTTTGTGGTCATTTTTCTATTCGGGAATAGAAATTGATATTCCTTTGCACTTCGCAGAGTGGCTGTTTCGTTGTCTTCCCGTAGTCGCAATATAGGAGGTAAAGAAACAGCATGAAGATTTACGGCTCAAACTGTTAAAGAAACTGCTGGAAGACCATATTCAAGTGAATTTCAAGCAAAACAGCCCGAAAGGAAAAGACATGAGGGAATTGCTCAAGAAAACACTCACCTATTATCATAACCGCATTATTCAGGCGGCAGATGTGCTACGTATGATGGTTGATATGAAAAAAGATGTCGATTATGAAGCGGACTTTCGCAAAGAACTTGGCCTGTCCGACGAAGAAGCGGAGTTTTACAAAGCAGTTACCATCAGTTTCTCGCGAAGCTAATCCACAAGGTCGTCAAAGAGTTGAAAAAGAACCTGAGTCACGATTGGACAAGCGAGGAATGAGCATTCATGCGAAAGTGAGTATGTCCGTAAAACGGGTATTGACGCAAGAAGGAATTAAAGGCGAGCAGTTGAAGTTTATAACAAACGCGATTATGGATGAAGCAAAGGAACAGTACAAAGATTGGCCACATGAGGCTTGATGATGGAAATGCCCGGATAGAGTTGAGATTCCGGGCTTTTCTATTGCCACAAATGCTGTTTAGTGTATATCGGTTATTTTTGCTCGAAACGTGATATAATAATGGTAAATACGTGGGGTGATTGCATGTCATTACCTAAGAAAAATCAGACCTATACCTATACAGATTATTTATCATGGCCCGAGGATATAAGAGCGGAAATCATTGACGGTATTCCATTTATGCACGCTACCCCCTCAAGAATTCATCAAGAAATATTATCGGAATTGCATCGGCAAATTGCCAATTTTTTGGTTGGAACAGATTGTAAAGTATATCCGGCTCCGTTTCATGTCGTATTGGGCTTAGAGAATGAAGATGAAAAGGACAGTAAGGATGTTTTTGAGCCCGATATTACGGTTGTTTGTGACTCTGCTAAACTTGATGATGATGGATGTAAAGGCAGCCCTGATCTTGTCATGGAGATAACGTCACCATCAACAGCCAGAAAAGATAAAATTGAAAAATTCAATAAATATGAGCAGGCGGGTGTTCATGAGTTTTGGATTATTGAACCTCAGGATAAGGTTGTTAGCGTTTTTACCTTGGATGAGAAACAACGATTCGGAAGACCGGGTGTCTATTCGGAAAACGACAAGGTGAAAGTATCGATTTTTGCTGACATGGTGATTGACCTTAATATGGTATTTTCTTGGTAGGTAAGAAAGTATAAATCAACTTTCTTACCTACATAAGTGCGACAAAGGCTTCCGCCATAAAAGCCTGGCAAAAAGCCAAGTTTTCTAATAAAGATGTAGGGGTTTAAAATGAATAAACAGTTTTGGATAAAGGGGAGATAGATATGATTGCGGAAAACATCTCAAAGGAGCTGTTTCCGGACGTCAGAAAGGATGGATAAAACATGGAAAGGGTTTACAGTATAATACATGCAGCTGATTTTAATATTGCGTTGACAAATCTGCTCATTGATTTGTATTCTGCGAGTTATGAAAAGTATTTTGATGAATTGAGTTTCGATGAACAAGAGCTAGATATCTGAGTGAATCCGACCTGGAAAAACTCACAAAGGTTGCCGCAGTTATCGAATATGTCGGTAACAGGCAGAGAAAACGCCATATTGTACAACTGGATATATTCATCAAAATTACAGCTGGATAACCCTTATACACCCGGCGTCGAAAACGCAAGCATTGCTCGCGTGAAAAGGATTATGACTGCACCCAAAGAATTTGCCAGCCGTAATGTATTCTATGATGAAGATACGTTGAAACCTGTGTAGAGTACCGGAAGGCCATGCATCAAGTGGTTGAGCTTGATGCATGGCTCTTTTTGTACAGTTGTTTTGTGCTAAAATACCTTTTGGGTCATCCTTTATGTCTGCATGGATGTTCGACATATGAGAAACGTATAAATAGAAAATGACAGGACGAGGAGGGATGGTTATGCCTGATGAGGTATGGTTTGCCTTTGCCTTGACTTTATTCGCAGGGCTTTCAACCGGTGTGGGCAGTTTAATTGCATTTTTTGCATCAACGACTAATACACGCTTCCTTTCATGGGCGATGGGATTTTCCGCAGGCGTAATGATCTACGTTTCTTTCGCGGAGATTTTTCCTGAATCGTTGGAAATTCTTGTAGGTGCTACGGGGGAAGTGGCAGGCAATTGGTTGACAGTCATCGGTTTTTTCGGCGGAATGCTATTGATTGCCTTGATCGATAAAATTGTACCTGACCTGGGCAATCCCCATGAAGTGAAAAAAGTGGAAGATATGGATGAATCACCAAAAAAGGCGAGAGCAAAACATCCGGAATTATTGAAAATGGGGACGT
It includes:
- a CDS encoding type I restriction enzyme endonuclease domain-containing protein, which encodes MQVNFKQNSPKGKDMRELLKKTLTYYHNRIIQAADVLRMMVDMKKDVDYEADFRKELGLSDEEAEFYKAVTISFSRS
- a CDS encoding Uma2 family endonuclease, coding for MSLPKKNQTYTYTDYLSWPEDIRAEIIDGIPFMHATPSRIHQEILSELHRQIANFLVGTDCKVYPAPFHVVLGLENEDEKDSKDVFEPDITVVCDSAKLDDDGCKGSPDLVMEITSPSTARKDKIEKFNKYEQAGVHEFWIIEPQDKVVSVFTLDEKQRFGRPGVYSENDKVKVSIFADMVIDLNMVFSW